In Uranotaenia lowii strain MFRU-FL chromosome 2, ASM2978415v1, whole genome shotgun sequence, one genomic interval encodes:
- the LOC129744575 gene encoding hemicentin-2: protein MEAHPIERKMCKSAMFNSCLVIIPIAALQLCSTVLGQQFRSVPTTVKTYENETVLLPCYHNSPYRYVRWSRDDLLLTDSRYPDLTPPPRVQLWKNGSLEVSQVQTEDTGDYTCEIITEGGRALQHHAIEVQFPPILSMYPTGDIEVRVGQILEVICDATGVPTPFITWDFKDANVTYENKRHLTILVEDKDFAGPVECAATNGVGEEARAALNVIVHYEPEVSAKTSIVHTKNGQLAQLECTVNSVPPATMHWFHNNLPLSTDRRYSKQDNPVSENIHRHILSIRNVKDGDLGQYECKAENKVGIRGAHIELTGRPMTVSFKPSTELTSPNKHNLIWQVESFSPVIEYKLKFRKIPSGDITPNKRYPNVAWSELIIPSDGSAGQLHSTGYTLQGLQSASVYEVVVLARNRYGWSESSNILRFATGGEIQLDNNGFQTTEIVDYTEENEDPYITDNVITKDFYDYSEFQIASSDSNKQSCKKVLAVICTILYFTHIR, encoded by the exons ATGGAAGCTCATCCCATCGAGAGAAAGATGTGCAAAAGTGCGATGTTCAACAGCTGCCTGGTTATAATTCCGATTGCAGCCCTACAGCTTTGCTCGACAGTCTTAGGGCAACAATTTCGCAGTGTCCCCACCACGGTCAAAACCTACGAGAACGAAACCGTGCTGCTGCCCTGCTATCACAACT CCCCCTACAGGTACGTCCGGTGGTCCCGGGACGATTTACTGCTGACCGATTCGAGGTATCCGGATCTGACTCCACCACCGAGGGTGCAGCTGTGGAAAAATGGCAGCCTTGAAGTTAGTCAGGTGCAAACGGAAGACACTGGGGACTATACCTGTGAAATTATCACCGAAGGAGGGCGGGCGCTGCAACATCATGCCATCGAGGTTCAAT TTCCTCCAATTCTGTCCATGTACCCAACAGGGGATATCGAGGTACGAGTCGGACAAATTTTAGAAGTCATATGCGACGCCACTGGCGTACCTACACCATTCATTACATGGGATTTTAAG GACGCAAATGTTACCTACGAAAACAAACGGCACCTTACCATTCTGGTGGAAGATAAGGACTTTGCCGGGCCGGTTGAATGTGCGGCCACAAATGGCGTAGGCGAAGAGGCACGAGCAGCTCTCAACGTCATTGTTCATT ATGAACCAGAGGTCAGCGCCAAAACATCCATAGTACACACCAAAAATGGCCAATTGGCCCAACTGGAGTGCACTGTCAATTCTGTTCCTCCAGCAACCATGCACTGGTTCCACAATAATCTCCCACTATCCACGGATAGACGATACAGCAAACAAGACAATCCAGTTAGTGAAAACATTCACCGGCACATTCTTTCGATACGCAACGTCAAAGACGGTGATCTTGGCCAGTACGAATGCAAGGCAGAGAACAAGGTCGGAATTCGGGGTGCTCACATCGAACTGACAGGACGACCGATGACGGTTTCCTTCAAACCTTCTACCGAACTGACTTCGCCGAACAAACACAATCTAATCTGGCAGGTCGAAAGCTTTTCGCCGGTTATAGAGTACAAATTGAAGTTCCGGAAGATTCCTTCCGGAGATATAACGCCGAACAAGCGGTATCCGAATGTGGCCTGGAGTGAGTTGATAATTCCGTCCGATGGTTCTGCTGGGCAGTTGCATAGTACCGGCTATACTTTGCAAGGTTTACAGTCAGCTAGCGTTTACGAAGTGGTCGTTCTGGCTCGTAATCGATATGGATGGAGCGAATCTAGCAATATCCTTCGGTTTGCAACCGGTGGAGAAA TCCAACTGGATAACAATGGCTTTCAGACAACGGAAATTGTGGACTACACAGAGGAAAACGAGGATCCATACATCACAGATAATGTGATAACGAAAGATTTTTACGACTACAGTGAATTCCAAATAGCTTCATCTGATAGCAATAAACAAAGCTGTAAGAAAGTGTTAGCTGTTATTTGTACTATATTATATTTTACACACATAAgataa